The Pseudodesulfovibrio sp. zrk46 genome contains a region encoding:
- a CDS encoding mechanosensitive ion channel domain-containing protein yields MDNSTWIGWLVRVLFSVLVLGALIIFFRWLKGSKGSWQELWQVLSGALRKQVVSIVMIASGCLLITLLMPLASLDPEVANNLLRLMGTVWVVVAAWGVTLASTIAVRVIQWKYDVNVADNLLARRMHTRIRVLQRIVVVIVWIGATAGILMQFDRFQTLGTTLMASAGIMSIILGISAQKTLGSMIAGVQIALSHPINLDDVVIVEGEWGRIEEITYTYVVVKIWDQRRLIVPVTYFLDNPFQNWTKKSADITGSIFLHVDYATPLDPLRDEARRLCEAAGALWDGKTCVLQVTEAGAEDMTIRVLAGSPDASSAWELRCKVREGLIAFIQNNYPDSLPKRRLVMAKQE; encoded by the coding sequence ATGGATAATTCTACATGGATAGGCTGGCTGGTACGAGTCCTCTTTTCCGTACTGGTACTGGGTGCGCTGATCATTTTCTTCAGATGGCTCAAAGGCAGCAAGGGAAGCTGGCAGGAGCTGTGGCAAGTGTTGAGTGGCGCCCTGAGGAAACAGGTCGTCAGCATTGTGATGATTGCTTCCGGGTGTCTGCTGATCACTCTGTTGATGCCGCTTGCCTCGCTGGATCCGGAGGTGGCCAACAATCTGCTCAGGTTAATGGGGACGGTCTGGGTTGTGGTTGCTGCCTGGGGAGTGACTTTGGCGTCAACCATTGCAGTCCGTGTGATTCAGTGGAAATACGATGTGAATGTTGCGGACAACCTCTTGGCTCGCCGCATGCACACCAGAATACGGGTTTTGCAACGGATCGTTGTGGTCATTGTCTGGATAGGAGCCACTGCAGGAATTCTAATGCAGTTTGACAGATTCCAGACTCTCGGTACCACGCTCATGGCTTCTGCTGGTATCATGAGCATCATTCTGGGCATATCGGCACAGAAAACCTTGGGGTCAATGATCGCAGGGGTGCAGATCGCCCTTTCTCACCCGATCAATCTTGACGATGTCGTCATCGTTGAGGGCGAATGGGGGCGGATAGAAGAAATCACCTATACCTATGTGGTGGTCAAGATATGGGACCAAAGACGTCTGATCGTGCCCGTGACGTACTTTTTGGATAACCCCTTTCAGAACTGGACGAAGAAAAGTGCCGATATAACAGGGAGCATCTTTCTCCATGTCGACTACGCAACCCCGCTCGACCCATTGCGTGATGAGGCTCGCCGTCTTTGCGAGGCTGCCGGGGCCTTGTGGGACGGCAAGACCTGTGTCCTTCAGGTAACGGAAGCAGGGGCAGAAGATATGACAATCAGGGTGCTTGCCGGTTCTCCTGATGCCTCAAGTGCGTGGGAATTACGTTGCAAAGTTCGGGAGGGGCTCATTGCTTTCATACAAAACAACTATCCGGACAGTCTGCCCAAGCGTCGTCTGGTGATGGCGAAGCAGGAGTAA
- a CDS encoding transporter substrate-binding domain-containing protein encodes MRKAQRTTLLIVLMAWTFVLLCGGIACGEPAKIRVGVFQNAPIIFQDKLGAPEGLYIDLLNAIAASEEWELVYVLDSWGEILRRTTRGQLDLIPSIAYTQKRAADLDFSKEKVLTMWGQVYANENESIQTFLDLGGKRVAILFEGINGINFKKKCAEFGISCTFVEKQSYDEIMTAVEAGEVEAGVLNNVKGYTLEKRYEVIRTPIIFDPFSILFAATKGKSEILNTIDSYLIKWKKDKDSEYYKAVDHWIKGGASDTDGIPHLDFVTFTILILMGSVLLFYFVERRKRKK; translated from the coding sequence ATGAGAAAAGCACAACGTACCACTTTGTTGATTGTATTAATGGCATGGACATTTGTACTTCTTTGCGGCGGAATCGCATGTGGAGAGCCAGCAAAGATACGGGTAGGCGTGTTCCAAAACGCCCCTATTATTTTTCAGGACAAACTGGGTGCGCCGGAAGGGTTGTACATCGATCTGCTTAACGCAATCGCTGCTTCGGAAGAGTGGGAGTTGGTATACGTTCTGGATAGCTGGGGAGAGATACTGCGCCGCACAACTCGGGGCCAACTCGATTTGATTCCATCCATTGCCTATACGCAGAAGCGAGCAGCTGACCTAGATTTTTCGAAAGAGAAAGTGCTGACGATGTGGGGGCAGGTCTACGCTAACGAAAACGAATCAATTCAGACCTTTCTCGACCTCGGGGGGAAAAGGGTCGCCATACTCTTTGAGGGCATAAACGGCATCAATTTCAAGAAGAAATGTGCCGAATTCGGCATCAGCTGCACATTCGTTGAAAAACAATCCTACGATGAAATAATGACAGCAGTGGAAGCCGGCGAAGTGGAGGCAGGAGTCCTCAACAACGTCAAAGGCTACACTCTTGAAAAAAGATATGAAGTGATCAGGACACCAATCATATTCGACCCGTTTTCTATCCTGTTCGCAGCCACTAAGGGCAAGAGCGAAATCCTCAACACCATCGACAGCTACCTGATCAAATGGAAAAAGGACAAAGATTCAGAATACTACAAAGCAGTGGATCATTGGATCAAGGGCGGAGCCTCTGACACTGACGGTATTCCGCATTTGGATTTCGTCACTTTCACCATCCTGATTTTGATGGGCTCAGTCCTGCTGTTTTACTTTGTGGAAAGAAGAAAAAGAAAGAAATAG
- a CDS encoding ATP-dependent zinc protease: MKSSKEPKMIIGWREWVGLPDLCVPAIKAKIDTGAKTSAIHAFDITPYSEGGVEYVSFSIHPLQGNDKVSIPCTAPLIDRRKVTNSGGQSQKRFVIGTTLQIAGRTWPIELTLTNRDHMKFRMLLGRNAMTGRLIVDPHLSMQAGSKYGNKIYEHYHTGE, encoded by the coding sequence ATGAAAAGCAGCAAAGAACCCAAGATGATCATTGGCTGGAGGGAATGGGTAGGCCTGCCGGATCTATGCGTTCCGGCAATCAAGGCGAAAATCGATACGGGAGCGAAAACATCGGCAATCCATGCTTTCGACATTACTCCCTACAGCGAGGGCGGAGTTGAGTATGTGTCATTCAGCATACATCCCCTTCAAGGAAATGATAAGGTTTCCATCCCATGCACAGCCCCTTTGATTGATCGCAGAAAAGTGACCAACTCGGGAGGACAAAGTCAGAAACGCTTTGTAATCGGCACCACCCTTCAAATCGCTGGTCGCACATGGCCCATCGAGCTGACCCTGACCAACCGGGACCACATGAAGTTCCGAATGCTGCTTGGCAGAAATGCCATGACGGGCAGACTCATCGTCGATCCGCACCTCTCGATGCAGGCTGGAAGCAAATACGGCAACAAAATTTACGAACACTACCACACAGGTGAATAG
- a CDS encoding SIS domain-containing protein produces MCGIASFLSNRNWAQTPDTGWLETLDTAFADVISGTDLLEATAPLEELADHFYDLMAFGLHMQLVADPTVKAQLSSIRDNIKNLRNAAAVKLEQGPRTDELEALREKLDDYLWQIDQEVLQNVDRTLAIMPKAIAADADARDRHFLAWGTEQVLESIDKLEVRGRDSAGVAVAFILPADKDPELSLTKEQKSQLCDRCSISNADTRQVLVRKLDDGRTACRFLYKVAQLVGQLGDNGSALRDFIVGDELLWSMAEGLDTLNIIAHTRWASNGIISVPNCHPVDGLVEGDVSTGLEKTMFVLNGDVDNYRTLVEETVTSKGAYIPPAISTDAKILPVLFHLDAPQEEQAEERFRSVLKRCEGSLAVVMQNLSDFDSQFLAQKGSGQSFYVGKTQDGWLVASEAYGMAARARSSYPMAVHRQGGVSVILRDSDPADMVPEARFLDTGEGVPLKEEKIEIFSRDIFRGDYNHYIEKEVHEASSSVLNTLHGKYLHEGDTVRFLPEGFGNGPGLIERIKGGKQPIQRIICVGQGTAAVAAMAVATLLRRTLKGSDLSIEHYTGSELIGFIGDERMDDVLLIPVSQSGTTTDTNRVVDICRDQGAWVNCIVNRRNSPLVQKSDSYIYTSNGRDVEMAVASTKAFYSQVAAGKLLSLWLADVLGTMDAAAIAADVASLEALPGAIDKVLAGKEAIGEVAKKYAPVHRYWALVGNGANCIAAQEVRIKLSELCYKSIPCDVTEDKKHIDLSTEPLTLVMASDLPELVVMDTVKETTIFKAHNGSPIVFCGEDEDRFDAVAEATIKVPRVGGGLDFVLETVAGHWWGITAAKAIDAHAEPFRKARVLIGEMVEDASKWDRGAILTQLNKCVDRIASGATDSALPARVASSLANYMLWLVNQSQDICVSEARLADILTVLNKAIEEMTRPIDTIRHQAKTVTVGISRPQG; encoded by the coding sequence ATGTGTGGTATCGCCAGTTTCCTCAGCAATCGGAACTGGGCCCAGACCCCGGACACGGGGTGGCTCGAAACTCTGGACACAGCTTTTGCCGACGTCATTTCCGGCACTGATCTTTTGGAGGCCACAGCGCCTCTTGAAGAGCTCGCCGATCACTTTTACGACCTCATGGCCTTTGGCCTGCACATGCAGCTGGTGGCCGATCCGACCGTAAAAGCTCAGCTGTCCTCCATCCGGGACAACATCAAAAATCTGCGCAACGCCGCTGCCGTCAAGCTGGAGCAAGGCCCCCGCACCGACGAGCTGGAAGCCCTACGCGAAAAGCTCGATGACTATCTCTGGCAGATCGATCAGGAAGTGCTCCAGAACGTGGATCGCACCCTGGCCATCATGCCCAAGGCTATCGCAGCTGACGCCGATGCCCGCGATCGCCATTTTCTGGCATGGGGCACCGAGCAGGTGCTGGAGTCCATCGACAAACTGGAAGTACGTGGCCGTGACTCCGCCGGAGTTGCCGTTGCCTTCATCCTGCCGGCCGACAAGGACCCCGAACTTTCCCTGACCAAGGAACAGAAATCCCAGCTGTGCGACCGCTGCTCCATTTCCAACGCCGACACCCGTCAGGTGCTGGTGCGCAAGCTCGACGACGGCCGCACCGCCTGCCGCTTCCTGTACAAGGTGGCGCAGCTGGTTGGTCAGCTCGGTGACAACGGCTCGGCCCTGCGTGACTTCATCGTGGGGGACGAGCTGCTCTGGTCCATGGCCGAAGGTCTGGATACCTTGAACATCATCGCCCACACCCGTTGGGCGTCCAACGGCATCATCTCCGTACCCAACTGCCACCCGGTCGACGGGCTGGTGGAAGGCGATGTGTCCACCGGTCTGGAAAAGACCATGTTCGTGCTCAATGGCGACGTGGACAACTACCGTACACTGGTGGAAGAGACCGTTACCTCCAAGGGCGCCTACATCCCGCCCGCCATTTCCACGGACGCCAAAATCCTGCCAGTCCTGTTCCATCTGGACGCTCCGCAGGAAGAACAGGCCGAGGAACGTTTCCGCAGCGTGCTCAAGCGTTGTGAAGGCTCCCTCGCCGTGGTCATGCAGAACCTGAGCGACTTCGACTCCCAGTTCCTGGCCCAGAAAGGCTCTGGTCAGTCCTTCTACGTCGGCAAAACCCAGGACGGCTGGCTGGTAGCATCCGAAGCATACGGCATGGCTGCCCGCGCCCGCTCTTCCTACCCCATGGCCGTGCATCGTCAGGGCGGCGTTTCCGTCATCCTGCGCGATTCCGACCCGGCAGACATGGTGCCCGAGGCACGTTTCCTCGACACCGGCGAAGGTGTGCCCCTCAAAGAAGAAAAGATCGAGATTTTCTCCCGCGACATTTTCCGCGGCGATTACAATCACTACATTGAGAAGGAAGTCCACGAGGCCTCCAGCTCAGTACTGAACACTCTGCACGGCAAGTACCTGCACGAGGGTGACACTGTCCGCTTCCTGCCCGAAGGCTTCGGCAACGGCCCCGGCCTGATCGAACGCATCAAGGGCGGCAAGCAGCCCATTCAGCGCATCATCTGCGTGGGTCAGGGAACCGCTGCCGTGGCTGCCATGGCCGTAGCCACCCTGCTGCGTCGCACCCTCAAGGGCAGCGACCTGTCCATCGAGCACTACACCGGCTCCGAACTCATCGGCTTCATCGGCGACGAGCGCATGGACGACGTGCTGCTGATTCCGGTCTCCCAGTCCGGCACCACCACCGACACCAACCGTGTTGTGGACATCTGCCGCGATCAGGGCGCGTGGGTCAATTGCATCGTCAACCGCCGCAACTCCCCGCTGGTGCAGAAGTCCGACTCCTACATTTACACATCCAACGGCCGCGACGTGGAAATGGCTGTTGCCTCCACCAAGGCGTTCTACTCTCAGGTGGCGGCAGGCAAGCTGCTCTCCCTGTGGCTGGCCGACGTGCTCGGCACCATGGACGCCGCAGCCATCGCTGCCGACGTTGCTTCCCTCGAAGCCCTGCCCGGCGCCATCGACAAGGTGCTGGCCGGCAAGGAAGCCATCGGCGAAGTTGCCAAGAAGTACGCTCCGGTACACCGCTACTGGGCACTGGTCGGTAACGGTGCCAACTGCATCGCTGCGCAGGAAGTCCGCATCAAGCTCTCCGAGCTCTGCTACAAATCCATCCCGTGTGACGTCACCGAGGACAAGAAGCACATCGACCTGTCCACCGAGCCCCTGACCCTGGTCATGGCCTCGGATCTGCCGGAGCTGGTAGTCATGGATACGGTCAAGGAAACCACCATCTTCAAAGCGCATAATGGCTCGCCCATCGTGTTCTGCGGCGAAGACGAAGACCGCTTTGACGCCGTAGCCGAAGCCACCATCAAGGTTCCCCGCGTTGGTGGCGGACTGGACTTCGTCCTCGAAACCGTGGCCGGTCACTGGTGGGGTATCACGGCAGCCAAGGCCATCGACGCCCATGCCGAGCCCTTCCGCAAGGCCCGCGTGCTTATCGGTGAAATGGTGGAAGACGCATCCAAATGGGATCGCGGCGCCATCCTGACCCAGCTCAACAAGTGCGTGGACCGCATCGCCTCCGGCGCTACCGACTCCGCACTGCCCGCCCGCGTTGCCTCCAGCCTCGCCAACTATATGCTCTGGCTGGTCAACCAGTCTCAGGACATCTGCGTTTCCGAGGCCCGCCTGGCCGACATCCTCACGGTCCTCAACAAGGCCATCGAGGAAATGACCCGTCCCATCGACACCATTCGCCATCAGGCGAAGACGGTCACTGTTGGCATCAGCCGACCGCAGGGCTAG
- a CDS encoding transporter substrate-binding domain-containing protein — MRKIVFIAMAWLFTVSAAWCDPLVFVAEDGFPPYSYYEHGRVQGIDAEVLREAGSRAGVDVKVELVPWKRVLFMVQSGQVDGAIAMFRNEEREKIFHFSKNPVHVTNLVAFFPKGSSFRYRTIADLYDMTAFVIAGYAISAEFEEAVKQGKIRRVEVNNIADGLNRLQKQENSCFIGNRVSVFYYARRHGVADKIEPAVGPPVKKRGAYMSVSKVEFNNPDRKAEFKRLDAELGKMIRDGTTTHITDNYTR; from the coding sequence ATGAGAAAAATTGTCTTCATTGCAATGGCGTGGCTGTTCACAGTCTCCGCAGCTTGGTGCGATCCGCTGGTCTTTGTCGCTGAAGACGGCTTCCCACCATACAGCTACTACGAGCATGGCAGAGTACAGGGGATTGATGCGGAGGTTCTCCGTGAGGCCGGTTCGCGCGCCGGAGTGGATGTGAAGGTCGAGTTGGTGCCGTGGAAGCGCGTGTTGTTTATGGTGCAAAGCGGGCAGGTCGATGGTGCAATTGCCATGTTTCGAAATGAAGAACGGGAGAAAATATTTCACTTCTCCAAGAACCCCGTCCACGTTACCAATCTGGTGGCTTTCTTTCCAAAGGGAAGCAGCTTTCGTTACAGAACAATAGCTGATCTATATGATATGACGGCTTTTGTTATCGCCGGATACGCCATCAGTGCGGAGTTTGAAGAAGCCGTTAAGCAGGGGAAAATTCGCCGAGTTGAAGTAAACAATATTGCCGATGGCCTGAACAGGCTTCAAAAGCAGGAGAATAGCTGTTTTATCGGCAATCGTGTGTCCGTGTTTTATTATGCCCGCAGGCACGGAGTCGCTGACAAGATCGAGCCTGCAGTAGGTCCTCCTGTGAAGAAGCGAGGAGCCTACATGTCCGTATCCAAAGTCGAGTTCAACAACCCTGACCGGAAAGCGGAGTTCAAGAGATTGGATGCGGAACTTGGAAAGATGATACGGGATGGCACAACGACGCATATCACTGATAATTACACTAGGTAA
- a CDS encoding ATP-binding protein, with translation MSVVRKFALSLGSMLALILFVSAMGFAALEILGRRATDIVADSMRMQRLALEVDSRLQLARHVERDLMLHAGQLGKDEERTIYANEFQERLAEAARNVAWLNGMQQYSVNRRDTVESYFLLQELLFGLEHYGENFRQLVEIMSREGGDAPAFMAKSAEVESDFQQLNAIVRELAVSAANGAENASRGIDFYSNLVKYALVASVVFAMLLAFSIIWVLNRAVTRSVVKLRDAATELSLGNMEARADIRTRDEFGQLGMSINSMAVRMTALINNLESEASTASGRLLEAINAVSQGFLFFDRDGVLVLANDRIREIVGKDNDVLEIGVHVDEMLHRMAWNGLFTDAIGREEAWVKACSEHMNMPGHELEQQLLDRRWVHTKIFHTDGGEKVIVVSDITERKNTERNLSIMNSDLEDLVRDRTKVLVEKALELKAANARLRELDELKSAFLSSVSHELRTPLTSLLGFAKIIKRDFRRIFMPLAQEDKAVRLGTRIQTNLDIIGSEGERLTRLINDVLDLSRIESGNENWLFEDVDMNRAVNRAVNSTSGVFAYQADVELEIRRFDMVPLVNGDPDRLQQVFINLLSNAAKFTDKGTVSVDLYLDEQSLVHVCVEDTGRGIEPEYLERIFDKFHQVQKDDTLTEKPAGTGLGLAICRQIVEHYGGRIWAESKPGKGTSIHVTMPPVLTEGLPVVLVVDDDEAARSYLGAVLKRAGYAVRLAADGNEALKLAGKFKPDLITMDLFMPGMSGREAIVHLREDAALADIPILVVSVAEDAHAAGGDAALVKPVHGNAFLGAVNALLGRESAHPVLALRASDNACGMPVMGNDCVECRDEQELWERLESGFSGTVAVSESVVEGMDLARICAMPHVQLLLIPTPCRAA, from the coding sequence ATGAGTGTCGTGCGTAAATTCGCACTGTCACTCGGGTCCATGCTTGCCCTCATCCTTTTTGTGTCAGCCATGGGCTTCGCGGCTCTGGAGATATTGGGCCGAAGGGCGACTGATATCGTGGCTGACTCCATGCGCATGCAGCGATTGGCTCTGGAGGTGGATTCCCGTCTCCAGTTGGCCCGTCATGTAGAGCGCGACTTGATGCTGCATGCCGGTCAGCTGGGCAAGGATGAAGAACGTACCATTTACGCCAATGAATTTCAGGAGCGTCTCGCTGAAGCCGCCCGTAATGTGGCTTGGCTTAATGGTATGCAGCAGTACAGCGTCAATCGACGTGATACTGTGGAGTCCTATTTCCTGCTGCAGGAGCTGCTTTTCGGACTGGAGCATTATGGCGAAAATTTCCGTCAGCTTGTGGAGATCATGAGCCGGGAGGGGGGCGATGCTCCGGCCTTTATGGCCAAGTCGGCCGAAGTGGAATCCGACTTCCAGCAATTGAATGCCATTGTTCGCGAACTGGCAGTGTCTGCTGCGAACGGAGCCGAAAATGCCAGCCGTGGGATCGATTTCTATAGCAATCTGGTCAAATATGCTCTGGTGGCATCAGTGGTCTTTGCGATGCTGCTGGCTTTCAGCATCATCTGGGTACTGAACCGCGCCGTCACCCGCAGTGTGGTCAAGTTGCGCGATGCTGCCACCGAACTCAGTCTCGGTAATATGGAGGCGCGTGCCGACATCCGCACCCGTGACGAATTCGGGCAGCTGGGCATGTCCATCAACTCCATGGCCGTACGCATGACCGCCCTGATCAATAATCTGGAGAGCGAAGCTTCCACTGCCAGCGGTCGCCTTCTTGAAGCAATCAATGCAGTCTCACAGGGCTTTCTGTTCTTTGATCGTGACGGGGTGTTGGTCCTCGCCAATGACCGGATTCGCGAGATCGTTGGCAAGGACAATGACGTCCTTGAGATCGGTGTGCATGTCGATGAAATGCTGCACCGCATGGCTTGGAACGGCCTGTTTACCGACGCCATCGGGCGTGAAGAAGCCTGGGTTAAGGCGTGTTCTGAGCATATGAATATGCCCGGGCATGAGCTTGAGCAGCAGTTGCTGGATAGACGCTGGGTGCATACCAAAATTTTTCATACCGACGGCGGTGAAAAAGTTATCGTGGTCAGCGATATCACCGAGCGGAAGAATACTGAGCGGAATCTCTCCATCATGAACTCGGACTTGGAAGATCTGGTCCGCGATCGCACCAAGGTGCTGGTAGAAAAAGCGCTGGAGCTCAAGGCTGCCAACGCCCGCTTACGGGAGCTGGACGAGCTCAAGTCCGCATTCCTTTCCTCTGTCTCGCACGAGCTGCGCACTCCGCTGACCTCGCTGCTCGGCTTTGCCAAGATCATTAAGCGTGATTTCAGACGCATCTTCATGCCGTTGGCTCAAGAGGACAAAGCTGTCCGCCTCGGTACCCGTATCCAGACCAATCTCGACATCATCGGCAGTGAAGGTGAACGTCTTACCCGTCTTATCAATGATGTGCTGGATCTCAGCCGCATTGAGTCCGGCAATGAGAACTGGCTGTTCGAGGACGTGGACATGAACCGGGCTGTGAACCGGGCCGTGAATTCCACCAGCGGCGTCTTCGCCTATCAGGCGGATGTGGAGCTTGAGATTCGCAGGTTCGACATGGTGCCGCTCGTGAATGGTGATCCGGATCGTTTGCAGCAGGTGTTTATCAACCTTCTCAGCAACGCCGCCAAGTTCACCGATAAGGGAACCGTGTCCGTGGATCTGTACCTGGATGAGCAGTCCTTGGTGCACGTCTGCGTGGAGGATACGGGCAGAGGTATTGAGCCGGAGTATCTGGAACGAATTTTTGACAAGTTCCATCAGGTGCAAAAGGATGACACCCTGACTGAAAAACCAGCTGGTACCGGTCTTGGGCTGGCCATCTGTCGACAGATTGTTGAGCACTATGGTGGACGTATATGGGCAGAGTCCAAGCCGGGTAAAGGGACGAGCATTCACGTCACCATGCCTCCGGTGCTGACCGAAGGGCTACCTGTTGTTCTGGTGGTGGATGATGACGAGGCTGCACGCAGCTACCTCGGCGCGGTCCTGAAACGAGCCGGGTATGCGGTTCGTCTTGCCGCCGACGGCAATGAGGCGCTGAAGCTGGCAGGCAAGTTCAAGCCCGATCTCATCACCATGGATCTCTTCATGCCCGGCATGAGTGGCCGCGAGGCCATTGTTCATCTGCGGGAGGACGCGGCCTTGGCTGACATCCCGATTCTGGTGGTGTCGGTGGCCGAGGATGCTCACGCAGCAGGCGGTGACGCGGCGCTGGTGAAGCCGGTGCACGGCAATGCCTTCCTTGGAGCGGTCAACGCGCTGTTGGGTCGTGAATCGGCGCATCCCGTGTTGGCACTTCGGGCGTCCGATAATGCGTGCGGCATGCCTGTCATGGGCAATGACTGTGTGGAGTGTCGGGACGAGCAGGAACTGTGGGAGCGGCTTGAAAGCGGGTTCTCCGGGACCGTTGCCGTGTCCGAATCAGTGGTGGAAGGGATGGATCTTGCCCGTATATGTGCCATGCCTCATGTTCAATTGCTATTGATTCCAACACCTTGTCGAGCTGCATAG